TGCAATCCATTATAACGGTCCACGAAGTGCTAAACCATTTGTAACAATTAATTGCGGCGCCGTGGTTGAAACATTATTCGAAAGCGAGTTATTCGGGCATCGGAAAGGGGCTTTTACCGGCGCAACCTCTGATAAAGTAGGTTTGTTTAAAGTTGCCGATAAAGGTACAATATTCTTAGATGAGGTAAGCGAAATACCACTCCATTTGCAAGTTAAATTATTACGCGCAATCGAACAAAAAGAAATTTATTCTGTTGGTGATTCTACTCCGCAAAGTATAGATGTTCGGATAATTGCATCCACAAATAAAAATTTGAGTGAATTGGTCGAACTTGGACAATTTAGGGAAGATTTATTTTATCGTTTGCATGTTGTTCAGCTCAAGCTTCCATCTTTAACAGAACGCAAAAACGACATACCACTTTTAGTTCAACACTTCATACAAAAGTATAATAAGCAATTGGGCAAATTAGTACGAGGTGCGGATAATAAAGCGATGTGTGCGTTGATAAATAATAACTGGAAAGGCGAAGTCCGCGAACTTGAAAATGCAGTCGAACGAGCCTTAATTTTTGCTTCCGCCGATCTGTTAACTCTCAACGATCTTCCGGATAATATAGTACGAAACACAATCCAATATTCTACAGAGTCAATCCAAAGCTTGGACAGTGCTTTAAAAGAGTTCGAAAAAAATTATCTCATCAGGATACTGGATATCTTTGATTATGACAAAGAGATGGTAGCTGAAGCACTCAAAATAAGCACCTCAACATTATACCGTCGTTTACAGGAATTTGGCATTCCGATGAAAAAAGATGACTCAAAAAGCGTTTAATTTCAATAAAAAAACAGGAAAAATGTGGTAATAAACAAATTTTGAAAATGTTTATATTATATACTTGATTTTCAATAATCTAATGATTATTGTGTAATCGTAATCAATAAAAAAAACAAACAAAAAGGAGATCGTATATGAAAAAATTTCAACTAATTGTTTTAGTGATATTAGCCAATTTTTTTCTAAGCGAAATAGCAATATCCCAAAAGGCAGCAATAAAGATTGAGGCAATGTCAATTCATCGCCTTAACGAAATGGGATTGCCCAATCCAAACAGTTGGGATAATGTTTCGACAGGATTAAACACAATTGGCGTAGGCACAATGGCATGGCTTTCTGGTTGGGACACGTCCGGTGCTACTATTTATAAACCTGCTTTAACATATCTTTGGGAACTAACTTCAAAACCAGTTGGATCACTCATCGATTTGGGAACCACTACAAACCAACTCACCAATTTCAGTCCGGATATGACTGGAGATTACACTGTTCAATTAACTATCACTACAGCACTTGGTACACATTCGGTTACTCAGGTAATTAGTGCAGCGAGCTATGTAGGTACTAATTGGAAAGATGTTGCCGGTGCAGGTTTTAATTGCGCAAGTTGTCATGCCGGCAGCGCTACTGCAACAACTGTTTATGCACCTTGGAAAACATCAGGACACGCAACTATGTTCGAACAAGGTATGAATGGAAAACTTGGTTCATACTGGGGCGAAAGCTGTTTCAAGTGCCA
This genomic stretch from Bacteroidota bacterium harbors:
- a CDS encoding sigma-54 dependent transcriptional regulator translates to MSDRILIADDEEIIRDSISFVLQKENYLVDTAADGAEALAKHLENPFDIIITDIEMPEMKGTELLDRVLQATPETFVIIITAFASIETAIGALRRGAYDYIIKPIEFDDLIIKIERLSNQKRLAQENIFLRTEVNRQYDFHNIVGKSAAMQKLFETVKCVSKSCGNVIIYGNSGTGKELIARAIHYNGPRSAKPFVTINCGAVVETLFESELFGHRKGAFTGATSDKVGLFKVADKGTIFLDEVSEIPLHLQVKLLRAIEQKEIYSVGDSTPQSIDVRIIASTNKNLSELVELGQFREDLFYRLHVVQLKLPSLTERKNDIPLLVQHFIQKYNKQLGKLVRGADNKAMCALINNNWKGEVRELENAVERALIFASADLLTLNDLPDNIVRNTIQYSTESIQSLDSALKEFEKNYLIRILDIFDYDKEMVAEALKISTSTLYRRLQEFGIPMKKDDSKSV